ACGGTGGACGTGGACGACCTGCGCGAGGGCTATCCCCTGCCCCTGCTCTGCGTTCCGCCCACCGATGTGGTGCGTATCCACGCCTCCAGCGGCACCACCGGCAAGCGCAAAATTTTGGCCTATACCGCCACGGATGTGGACACATTCAATTTGCAGATGGCCCGCTGCTATGAACTGGCCGGGCTTACGGCTGAAGACCGCATGCAGATCGCCGTGGGCTATGGCCTCTGGACGGCGGGCGTGGGCTTTCAGGGCGGCAGCGAAAAGCTTGGCATGCTGACCGTGCCCGTGGGGCCGGGCAACCTTGAGATGCACCTGCAACTTTTGCAAGACCTCGAGACCACCTGTTTCGGGGCAACAGCATCCATGGCCCTGCTGCTGGCCGAAGAAGTGGAACGGGCGGACCTGGGCAAAAAAATCAAGCTGCGCAGGATGATCTGCGGTTCCGAAGCGCGTAGCGAAAAAATGCGCCAGACCATTGAAAGCAAGCTGGGGCTGGAAGGCTGCTACGACATCGCGGGCATGACCGAAATGTACGGCCCCGGCACGGCCATTGACTGTGACGCGCACGAGGGCCTGCACTACTGGGCCGACCTCTTCATCATCGAAGTGCTTGATCCCGTCACCCTGCAGCCCGTTGCCGAAGGCGAAGTGGGCGAAATGGTGGTCACCAGCCTGCGCAAGGAGGCCGTGCCCCTGCTGCGCTACCGCACCCACGACCTCTGCCGCCTGCTGCCGGGCCGGTGTTCCTGCGGGCTGAACATGCCCAGGCACGACCGCATCCTTGGCCGCTCCGACGACATGCTCATCTACCGGGGCGTCAACATTTACCCCGGTCAGTATATGGCCGTCATAGGCGAATTTACGGAACTCGGCGGCGAATACCAGGTGGAGCTCACGCGCGACGACCGTGGTCTTGACCATCTGACCCTTACAGTGGAGCGCGCCCAGGGCGTTGGCAGCGGCAATGACGCCGCACTGACGCAGGCTCTGGAACACCGGCTGCACAAGGCCATACTGGCCCGCATGCAGGTGACTGTGGTGGACTACGCCACATTGCCGCGCACGTTCAGCAAGTCGCGGCGTGTTGTGGACAAGCGCTGACACGGGTTCGCGCAGTGGTCAGAGTGCTATTGGAGCAGATTACGAGTAAAATGCTTTGTGGGGGAGGGACCCTTTTGTAAAAGGGTCTCCTCCCCCACGCCCCCACCCCCTAAAACATTTATTGTTTTTTTGTAGCGCAGGGATTGCCCCTGTTGCCTTCATTGCCCTCACTGCTTCCATTCTTTCCATTGATCAGCGCCTCCGAAACCGTCCGGTTTGGGAGGCAGTATTTTTTCAGGGCTGGCGCGCCTGGCGTTTTTCTGCAGGAGGCATGGCGGCAGGGATCACGTATGTGGGCTGTTCGCTGTTATGCCGCAGCCGCCAGCTCGTGCGCCCATGGCCGCACGCAAGGGGCCGCACGCAAGGGGCCGCGCCGGGGCACTGTGAAAGCCTGTATATTCTTTTTATTTTTAGGAACATATGTCCAGTATCGTCCAGTGGAAAGAACCCAGGTATGATGCTGTGCCAATGCCGCGCGAATACAATCTTTTGAAAATATATGATCCTGTATAAAAGTATAAGATGCCAGTATATATCGAAGCGGTTCATCCGCGCGATAGAGTGGATCTTGCTCCAAAGGCTCCACTTGATGCTTGACAAATAATACTAGAACACTATTATTAAGCTGTGAGTAAGTCACGCGGCCTGCCCTTGAGGTCGCTCCCCCTGCCTTATTTGGCTTTTATAAGCCCGGCAAATGGCTTTCAAGCTTTTGTCTGTTCTATTTTCCCAATAAATATCTTTAAAATACACGTGGTTGCCCTGCGGCACCTTGCGGCGGCTTTCGCTTTGGCGAAGTGCGCACGCAACGGCCTGCCGGGCTCCGGGGCAGATTTGGCCTTTGCGCCAGCCTGTACTCTGTCAGGCCCTGCCCGGATACATTTCAGGAGTTTGTTATGGCGAATATTCATCTTACCCGTCCGCAGTTCGGACAGCAGACCGCGATCACCAATGCTGCGGAAGACAGCATTGTTCTGGATTTCCCCACCACTGACGCCACGCTGGGCCGCGAAGGCGACGCCCTGACCTTTACGTTTGAGGACGGCGCAAAAATTCGTCTTGACGGTTTTTATACCGACTATACCAGTGAAAATACGCCCGATTTTATCGTGGATGGGCAAATGGTTTCCGGCAAGGATTTTTTCAGCGCCCTGGGGCAGGACGATCTCATGCCCGCAGCCGGGCCAACGGCCGCCACGCGCAATGCACATTATACGGAACATGCCGATTCCAGCCTTGATTCGGGTATTGACCATCTTGGCGGTCTGGACTGGAGCATGCAGACAGCCAGCGTCGCTCAGGACACGCTGGCCACGGACAGCCAGCTTGGCCGCGATGACGGCGGCCAGGGGCCGGACGTGCCCGGAACCGGTGGCGGCGGTGGCGGCACCTCCCCCGCCTACCATGCGCGCCTTGTGGTGGGTAGTGATGCCAGTCAGTCCATGGTGTTTCAGGCCATTGACGAAAACGGCAACCTTGTCACGGACGCCAGCCAGGTGAGTCTGGCCTTTGCGGGCGGCTCTTCGGCCTATTTCAACGCCCCGGTCATCGACCCCGTCACCGGCCTTGTCACCATTACGCTTACGGCGGCGGGGCAGGCCGCTCTGGCCGCTGGCGAAAAGTTTGACTCCGTGCTTGAAGTGACCGTGGGTGGAAAGACCTACAATATGGAACTGCTGGGCAATGACAGTTCCTCCTACGACTCTGCGCAGCGCGAAGCTGAAACAGACCTTGGCGGCCCCCTCAAGGGCGAATGGTACGACTCGCACGGCAAGAATGTTAATGGAGAAAAAATCACGATGGGCGGCGAGGGCTACAACAGCGTTGTTGTGGAAAACACCACGGCTTCCGGCAATGCCTATGGCGCACTCAATACGGACATCACCTTTGCGCATGACGCCGCGGGCAAGATAGACGTTTCCGCCAGGGCCGAAAACGGCAATGCCTACGGTACCTCCGCATATGGCAGAGTTGGCGGTGGGACCATCACCATTGACGCCGGAACAAAGGGCGATGTGAACATGGGCGCGACAGCGGACGGTGGATCGAGCATGGCCCTGATCACCGGAGGCGACAAGGACGGCAGCGGCAATTTTTACCAGGCGACAGCCAATGTGCACGGCAAGGACATAACCTTCACGGCTGGAGCCAATGAAAAGACCGCCGCAGGCATATGGGGGGCCGGCAAGTCCACCGTGAACGTGCAGGCCGAGGGCGACGTGAACTTCTCCAGTTCCGTCACGGGCGGCACTGTCAATTATATGGCGACTGCTGTGTATACCAAGGAACAGGCCACCGTGAATATCAGCGGGCAGAACGTCAGCGGTGAAACCAATGCCTATGCGGGCAGCGGAG
This DNA window, taken from Desulfovibrio sp. 86, encodes the following:
- a CDS encoding phenylacetate--CoA ligase family protein, coding for MSYRFIPQLDDADIRRQQEEGLANTLARVWNSPQYAGKLRACGLKPGDQIGLDDLARLPTVDVDDLREGYPLPLLCVPPTDVVRIHASSGTTGKRKILAYTATDVDTFNLQMARCYELAGLTAEDRMQIAVGYGLWTAGVGFQGGSEKLGMLTVPVGPGNLEMHLQLLQDLETTCFGATASMALLLAEEVERADLGKKIKLRRMICGSEARSEKMRQTIESKLGLEGCYDIAGMTEMYGPGTAIDCDAHEGLHYWADLFIIEVLDPVTLQPVAEGEVGEMVVTSLRKEAVPLLRYRTHDLCRLLPGRCSCGLNMPRHDRILGRSDDMLIYRGVNIYPGQYMAVIGEFTELGGEYQVELTRDDRGLDHLTLTVERAQGVGSGNDAALTQALEHRLHKAILARMQVTVVDYATLPRTFSKSRRVVDKR